The genome window TGGATCCTTCTAATTCTTCTGTTTCATGGCAGTTAGAACCATTACTTACAGGGCCTGTATTTCCACTACCTTCAGAATGTAAATCTTTCTCCGCTTGAGACACATCGGAATCCTCCATTTGATTATTTTCCTCAGAAGTCTCTTCATTCACAGTTAAGGCATCATCAGATTCTTTATCTTGATTTTTTCTTTCTGGGATCATTTCTCTTGATGTCATAAAAGACTCTAAAAATAAGCAAACGTTGTTGTAGTTAAATTTGATTTTCCAAACATCTCCACAGTTAAGTTTCATGAATTCTGATATTCTACAGTTCCAATCATATCCCCTGAAAACTCAGCTGCAACTACACACAGGTGGGAGACAAGCCCAGCATCAGCATAGTAAGGCGTTCCACTATGTTAAATTGTTTCGGGGAAAAAAAGGATAATAAGCATGTGAGATCTCCTTACTCCACCCTTTTACAGATGGTCTCTAAataccttcttcctcctcttcctcctcttcttcctcgtCTTCTGCACAGTGCTGCCTGGCAGTGTGGCTTTCTTTGTCTTTACCCTGAGGTGAAGACAGGGCTTCTGCGTCTTCTGCCAGAACTGAAGAACTCTCACTGGAAGCTGTCTGCCCGGCCGCTTCTCTCACTTCCCCTTCTTTGTCAAACCTGAGTCTTTTTACTTCGTGGCCCTCCGCTTCTACGGCGTCTTCATCTGGGTGTTTATTTTTTATGGGGCTCACTGAGGAGACTTCTGATTCAGATGCCAGCGAGTcactgtaaattttttaaagtgtcatTAATAAGATTATCTTCCCTATCTACATTCTAATTTTTAAGGTCTaataattttttgtcttttaatatgaaatttaaattatagCATGTACACAAAGAAAAACACGTGATTAATGTCAAGTCAACCTAAAATGTTTCATGATTATTTCTCATTAGGACGTAACCAGCAAACTAAATGACCTTTCTGAACAGTTCTCTAGGTAAGTCTGTAAATATTCCTCCATAATACACTCTGAGTCTTCTAATTTAGTCATTTTTCCCTTAATGTGATGCAGAAATCCTGATATAAgaagttttcttttcatcttatttgCAAAGATGTTTTCTCAAgtaactttcaaaaacaaaaatctgcaTGGTGTCTTCAGCTCCTAAGGATCCTTTACTACAAACACTCTCCCAAAGCTAGCAGGTGGATGTCTGCTCTAGGGCCCCTTCAGCACAAGCAAATGTGCCAACAGTAGCCTTCACTCTAGAACCACAGGGtcacctggctctgcctctcagagcCAACAGAGCAGGTATCTCTCGTGCCTGTGGGAGACTGCTGCCAGGACCTGAAGGTACTGAAATCTACAGCTGCTCTGATCTCTCACTACATAAAATGCAGTCTCTGCCATGTCATACACACATACTCGAATCTCTAAGAGTTTACACAAAGAGATGTTGcatgtattgtttagggaataaggCTAAGAAAATGTCTACATGTTTACTACAATTTTCTTCCCAGTACTTTTCACAGGAGGATGACTGAATGCACAGATTTGAACAACCCTTGGACACAGAGGGCTGACTACACATTGCAAATAATAAGTAACAAGTGCTAAAAACCATTCATAATTatgttaatgttttataaaacattttttttaaatagaaatcccATACAAACCTGtggtttttctcttcattttgctgtaaGTTTGACTCTTTACTGTCTGGACTCTCAGGCAAACCATTTGTTGTCATTGGAACCGACAAAGAAACCTTTGGTCGATTAAGTGGCCTGGGCGTCCCAGGCCCATTTATATTAGACCtgtaataagataaataaaatctcattttctatttcttaaagaAACCTTCTCTTCTAGGAGCTGCTTACAAGAACATGTCACAGAAGTATTTGTTGCAATTATACTTTCAGATCCATGCCTCGCTGAATTAACTGATTCCATGCAGTACATCCTCAACCCTTCACAAACCagccattttgaaaaatgaacaggaagtggtgctgtgacatagcaggtaaaagccaccacctgcaatgccggcatcccataggggcactggtttgagtcccagctgttccacttccgatccagctctctgttatggcctgggaaagcagtagaaaaaggcccaaggccttgaatccctgcacctgcatgggagacccggaagaagctcctggcttcggatggggtcagctccggccattgaggccaactgggagtgagtcagcggatggaagacctctctccctctgcctctctgtaactctgcctttcaaataaataatcaagaaagaaagaaagaaagagagagagagaaagagaaagagagagagagagagagagagagagagagagagagagagagaaagagaaaggagagaaagaaaggagagagaaagagagagagaaagacagaaagagaaagagagagaaagagaaagagaaagaaaaagaaagagagaaagaaagaaagagaggaagagagagagagaaagaaagagaaagagaaaaagagagagagagaaattaattaattaattaattaattgtacATG of Oryctolagus cuniculus chromosome 10, mOryCun1.1, whole genome shotgun sequence contains these proteins:
- the PPP4R2 gene encoding serine/threonine-protein phosphatase 4 regulatory subunit 2 isoform X5, which codes for MNSTREVIKRKEMKQNFEKRGKKEVCPVLDQFLCHVAKTGETIIPFTIQRLCELLTDPRRNYTGTDKFLRGVEKNVMVVSCVYPSSEKTSSNSLNRMNGVMFPGNSPSYTDRSNINGPGTPRPLNRPKVSLSVPMTTNGLPESPDSKESNLQQNEEKNHSDSLASESEVSSVSPIKNKHPDEDAVEAEGHEVKRLRFDKEGEVREAAGQTASSESSSVLAEDAEALSSPQGKDKESHTARQHCAEDEEEEEEEEEEESFMTSREMIPERKNQDKESDDALTVNEETSEENNQMEDSDVSQAEKDLHSEGSGNTGPVSNGSNCHETEELEGSSSSEPGEILSESSMENDDEASEVPEEPMEQD
- the PPP4R2 gene encoding serine/threonine-protein phosphatase 4 regulatory subunit 2 isoform X6, which gives rise to MDDFRTSAPEPRGPPNPNVEYIPFDEMKERILKIVTGFNGIPFTIQRLCELLTDPRRNYTGTDKFLRGVEKNVMVVSCVYPSSEKTSSNSLNRMNGVMFPGNSPSYTDRSNINGPGTPRPLNRPKVSLSVPMTTNGLPESPDSKESNLQQNEEKNHSDSLASESEVSSVSPIKNKHPDEDAVEAEGHEVKRLRFDKEGEVREAAGQTASSESSSVLAEDAEALSSPQGKDKESHTARQHCAEDEEEEEEEEEEESFMTSREMIPERKNQDKESDDALTVNEETSEENNQMEDSDVSQAEKDLHSEGSGNTGPVSNGSNCHETEELEGSSSSEPGEILSESSMENDDEASEVPEEPMEQD
- the PPP4R2 gene encoding serine/threonine-protein phosphatase 4 regulatory subunit 2 isoform X3, with amino-acid sequence MKVKICCPLLHTYIPPTLIAQLLQYKYIELLVRIQWSQFKGYFIFKLEKVMDDFRTSAPEPRGPPNPNVEYIPFDEMKERILKIVTGFNGIPFTIQRLCELLTDPRRNYTGTDKFLRGVEKNVMVVSCVYPSSEKTSSNSLNRMNGVMFPGNSPSYTDRSNINGPGTPRPLNRPKVSLSVPMTTNGLPESPDSKESNLQQNEEKNHSDSLASESEVSSVSPIKNKHPDEDAVEAEGHEVKRLRFDKEGEVREAAGQTASSESSSVLAEDAEALSSPQGKDKESHTARQHCAEDEEEEEEEEEEESFMTSREMIPERKNQDKESDDALTVNEETSEENNQMEDSDVSQAEKDLHSEGSGNTGPVSNGSNCHETEELEGSSSSEPGEILSESSMENDDEASEVPEEPMEQD
- the PPP4R2 gene encoding serine/threonine-protein phosphatase 4 regulatory subunit 2 isoform X7, producing the protein MDVERLQEALKDFEKRGKKEVCPVLDQFLCHVAKTGETIIPFTIQRLCELLTDPRRNYTGTDKFLRGVEKNVMVVSCVYPSSEKTSSNSLNRMNGVMFPGNSPSYTDRSNINGPGTPRPLNRPKVSLSVPMTTNGLPESPDSKESNLQQNEEKNHSDSLASESEVSSVSPIKNKHPDEDAVEAEGHEVKRLRFDKEGEVREAAGQTASSESSSVLAEDAEALSSPQGKDKESHTARQHCAEDEEEEEEEEEEESFMTSREMIPERKNQDKESDDALTVNEETSEENNQMEDSDVSQAEKDLHSEGSGNTGPVSNGSNCHETEELEGSSSSEPGEILSESSMENDDEASEVPEEPMEQD
- the PPP4R2 gene encoding serine/threonine-protein phosphatase 4 regulatory subunit 2 isoform X4, with translation MIQWSQFKGYFIFKLEKVMDDFRTSAPEPRGPPNPNVEYIPFDEMKERILKIVTGFNGIPFTIQRLCELLTDPRRNYTGTDKFLRGVEKNVMVVSCVYPSSEKTSSNSLNRMNGVMFPGNSPSYTDRSNINGPGTPRPLNRPKVSLSVPMTTNGLPESPDSKESNLQQNEEKNHSDSLASESEVSSVSPIKNKHPDEDAVEAEGHEVKRLRFDKEGEVREAAGQTASSESSSVLAEDAEALSSPQGKDKESHTARQHCAEDEEEEEEEEEEESFMTSREMIPERKNQDKESDDALTVNEETSEENNQMEDSDVSQAEKDLHSEGSGNTGPVSNGSNCHETEELEGSSSSEPGEILSESSMENDDEASEVPEEPMEQD
- the PPP4R2 gene encoding serine/threonine-protein phosphatase 4 regulatory subunit 2 isoform X8, with the protein product MVVSCVYPSSEKTSSNSLNRMNGVMFPGNSPSYTDRSNINGPGTPRPLNRPKVSLSVPMTTNGLPESPDSKESNLQQNEEKNHSDSLASESEVSSVSPIKNKHPDEDAVEAEGHEVKRLRFDKEGEVREAAGQTASSESSSVLAEDAEALSSPQGKDKESHTARQHCAEDEEEEEEEEEEESFMTSREMIPERKNQDKESDDALTVNEETSEENNQMEDSDVSQAEKDLHSEGSGNTGPVSNGSNCHETEELEGSSSSEPGEILSESSMENDDEASEVPEEPMEQD
- the PPP4R2 gene encoding serine/threonine-protein phosphatase 4 regulatory subunit 2 isoform X1 is translated as MNSTREVIKRKEMKQNFEKRGKKEVCPVLDQFLCHVAKTGETMIQWSQFKGYFIFKLEKVMDDFRTSAPEPRGPPNPNVEYIPFDEMKERILKIVTGFNGIPFTIQRLCELLTDPRRNYTGTDKFLRGVEKNVMVVSCVYPSSEKTSSNSLNRMNGVMFPGNSPSYTDRSNINGPGTPRPLNRPKVSLSVPMTTNGLPESPDSKESNLQQNEEKNHSDSLASESEVSSVSPIKNKHPDEDAVEAEGHEVKRLRFDKEGEVREAAGQTASSESSSVLAEDAEALSSPQGKDKESHTARQHCAEDEEEEEEEEEEESFMTSREMIPERKNQDKESDDALTVNEETSEENNQMEDSDVSQAEKDLHSEGSGNTGPVSNGSNCHETEELEGSSSSEPGEILSESSMENDDEASEVPEEPMEQD
- the PPP4R2 gene encoding serine/threonine-protein phosphatase 4 regulatory subunit 2 isoform X2, which encodes MDVERLQEALKDFEKRGKKEVCPVLDQFLCHVAKTGETMIQWSQFKGYFIFKLEKVMDDFRTSAPEPRGPPNPNVEYIPFDEMKERILKIVTGFNGIPFTIQRLCELLTDPRRNYTGTDKFLRGVEKNVMVVSCVYPSSEKTSSNSLNRMNGVMFPGNSPSYTDRSNINGPGTPRPLNRPKVSLSVPMTTNGLPESPDSKESNLQQNEEKNHSDSLASESEVSSVSPIKNKHPDEDAVEAEGHEVKRLRFDKEGEVREAAGQTASSESSSVLAEDAEALSSPQGKDKESHTARQHCAEDEEEEEEEEEEESFMTSREMIPERKNQDKESDDALTVNEETSEENNQMEDSDVSQAEKDLHSEGSGNTGPVSNGSNCHETEELEGSSSSEPGEILSESSMENDDEASEVPEEPMEQD